The window ACGCCTTCACCTGTCACCGCCAACCTGGTGCCCCAACCTCTGGTGTCACCTGCGCAAACCAACATGAGCGTTGCCTCTATGGTttcaccgacgacggccgccagcACCGACCCGCGTCGGTTCGAGCGTCCGACATCACTGGACTCAGGCATGGCCCACGACATGATGAGTTCCGGCTCTCGTAGAGAGAGCGTCGACAGCAGGATAAACCAGGGTTTTCATGACATGCGATTGGGCGGAAATTCTCCCTACGCGAGCCACAACcagtcgacgacgtcgataCAAAACACCCTCAACCAGCAGCGCAACCCCCGCAATGGCCTAGACAACCTCTCAGTACACCGCATCTCCAACGGCTACCAGCCTAGCAACGACAGAAACCCCGAGCATCCCAAGACCATCCGGACCGCTCCAGCCATCACCGGCCCCGCGACGAGTAATATTGCCAGGGCACCCGAGCCCACAAAGGGTCAGGCATGGGCGTTccccgaggaggacatcCAGCGGATCGGTCCGCACGACACATATCTCGACTCCAGGCGAAGCAGTATTGCCGAGTCGATAGCCAGCAGCCAGTTTACTACAGAATCAAGATTGCCACCCGGCCAGAGGCGCTTGGACGAACCCGCCGACTTCAATAACCGCCTGTCGAGCACATCTTCGGAATTCCCTCCCGTACATCACCACTCCCTCCAACATAAGCAGATCGGGGACCTCCGTGATGACGATGCCTCCTCGCGAACCGGCTCCCAGCCGTATAGCCGCACACCCGAGCTGCGCAAGAGCCACAAGTtggcggagaggaagagaagaacgGAAATGAAGGAGCTTTTCGACCAGCTGCGCGATCTGATGCCACAGGAGCGAGGTTCTAAGGCATCTAAGTGGGAAATACTCACCAAAGGTTTGCCCCCCCCCTACCAGTACATGAGTGAGACGACCTGAGGCTGATGTGGCATAGCAATCTCGGAGCATCAACGAATGGCTGAGGTCATGCGAATTGTGCAGTCGCAAAACACGACTTTGGCCCAAGAGAATGACGGCCTTCGACAGGACAACCATAACCTGCGCATCGATATACAGCGTCTTCAAAGCGAGTTGCACAACACGCGGCTACAACAACCTCCGGCAGGCCAAGCGCCAGCTCAATCGCAagccgcgccgcccgcgccaccgccgccagcggcggcatACCAGACAGACCCCTACGCGAATCGTCGTGAGTTACCGCCCATTCGGGGTCTGAACGGCAACATGCCCAACGTACCCGACTCGATGACGGGCGTCCAATATGAAGCCCCCCGGATAAATGGCTA is drawn from Colletotrichum destructivum chromosome 6, complete sequence and contains these coding sequences:
- a CDS encoding Putative myc-type, basic helix-loop-helix (bHLH) domain-containing protein, which encodes MDAQRPGSQKLPAGLAGVLNPDENRDSAYFSSTDASSKHNSAASGMGSNVLSPTGSGYQSSLADKTPSPVTANLVPQPLVSPAQTNMSVASMVSPTTAASTDPRRFERPTSLDSGMAHDMMSSGSRRESVDSRINQGFHDMRLGGNSPYASHNQSTTSIQNTLNQQRNPRNGLDNLSVHRISNGYQPSNDRNPEHPKTIRTAPAITGPATSNIARAPEPTKGQAWAFPEEDIQRIGPHDTYLDSRRSSIAESIASSQFTTESRLPPGQRRLDEPADFNNRLSSTSSEFPPVHHHSLQHKQIGDLRDDDASSRTGSQPYSRTPELRKSHKLAERKRRTEMKELFDQLRDLMPQERGSKASKWEILTKAISEHQRMAEVMRIVQSQNTTLAQENDGLRQDNHNLRIDIQRLQSELHNTRLQQPPAGQAPAQSQAAPPAPPPPAAAYQTDPYANRRELPPIRGLNGNMPNVPDSMTGVQYEAPRINGYRPERY